From the Leptospira sp. WS60.C2 genome, one window contains:
- the rplS gene encoding 50S ribosomal protein L19 — protein MNQILETALAGEAKNELNFEIGDTVKVHYKIVESGKERVQVYEGIVISIANKSQSKTFTVRRVSYDIGVERIFPLHSPRIAKIELVRKGSVRRAKLFYLREKKGKAGRIKERKGGQAIVAKDKKRQDEASKAAKAAQAEAPSA, from the coding sequence ATGAATCAGATTCTAGAAACAGCACTCGCAGGCGAAGCAAAGAACGAACTTAATTTCGAGATTGGTGATACTGTAAAAGTTCACTACAAAATCGTTGAATCTGGAAAGGAACGTGTTCAGGTTTACGAAGGCATCGTAATTTCCATTGCGAACAAATCGCAAAGCAAAACTTTCACAGTAAGACGTGTTTCTTACGATATCGGAGTGGAACGTATTTTCCCACTTCATAGCCCAAGAATTGCAAAAATCGAACTCGTTCGTAAGGGTTCTGTTCGTCGTGCAAAACTTTTCTATCTCCGTGAGAAAAAAGGAAAGGCTGGACGTATCAAAGAAAGAAAAGGCGGACAAGCAATTGTTGCCAAAGACAAAAAGAGACAGGACGAAGCTTCTAAGGCAGCGAAAGCAGCCCAAGCAGAAGCACCTAGCGCATAA
- the rpsP gene encoding 30S ribosomal protein S16, with amino-acid sequence MVKLRLQRTGTKADPHYRIVAADIRAPRDGKFIEAIGHFHPTASAVKKATFNEEKTLSWLKKGAQPTDTVLALLKKDDVWSKFKG; translated from the coding sequence TTGGTTAAATTAAGATTACAAAGAACGGGAACAAAAGCTGACCCGCATTATCGCATTGTTGCAGCAGACATTCGTGCACCTAGAGATGGAAAATTCATCGAAGCGATCGGACACTTTCACCCAACTGCTTCTGCTGTGAAAAAAGCAACTTTCAATGAAGAAAAAACTCTTTCTTGGTTAAAAAAAGGCGCACAACCGACTGACACCGTACTTGCTCTTTTGAAAAAAGACGACGTTTGGTCAAAATTCAAAGGTTAA
- the rimM gene encoding ribosome maturation factor RimM (Essential for efficient processing of 16S rRNA) has translation MSTKPSLVKVGVFGSSHGIKGYIKCFTEGETLHSLKTPSTCLVQDPIGNQSNILIESIKPNGNHFLVKIKGYDTPETVVKYRGFSLLWKKEDLPVPSAGEIYTEDLIGLHAIAKETKSPLGYKITEVIDNPAHPILECKPISGEGETILVPFLNRFVGDWNLEEKTLEMIEWEQWFEI, from the coding sequence TTGTCGACTAAACCAAGTTTAGTGAAAGTGGGGGTCTTTGGATCCTCACATGGTATTAAGGGTTACATTAAGTGTTTCACGGAAGGTGAAACACTCCATTCTCTCAAAACTCCCTCCACTTGCCTTGTCCAGGACCCAATTGGGAACCAATCGAACATTCTCATTGAGTCCATAAAACCAAACGGGAATCATTTCCTTGTTAAGATCAAAGGCTATGACACACCTGAAACAGTTGTGAAGTATCGTGGTTTTTCCCTTCTCTGGAAAAAAGAAGACCTTCCCGTACCGAGTGCTGGAGAGATTTACACCGAGGACCTCATCGGTCTTCATGCCATTGCAAAAGAAACCAAATCACCACTCGGTTACAAAATCACTGAAGTCATCGACAACCCAGCACACCCAATCTTAGAATGTAAACCTATTTCTGGTGAAGGGGAAACGATCCTTGTTCCCTTTCTCAATCGATTTGTAGGTGATTGGAATTTAGAAGAGAAAACTCTCGAGATGATCGAATGGGAGCAGTGGTTTGAGATTTAA
- the trmD gene encoding tRNA (guanosine(37)-N1)-methyltransferase TrmD, whose amino-acid sequence MRFNFITLFPEKITSYFDSGIPGKAVKQGVVEINTVHLRDFADNKHQKVDDTIYGGGPGMLLQVGPIYRALESLGEKKGKVILLSPSGELFNQTLAREIFESSDTITLISGYYEGVDHRVTEHLIDREVAIGNYVISSGDLAALVVADCLSRFVPGFLGKEESLLEESHNETEELEYPQYTKPYDFMGWTVPDVLLGGHHEEIRKWRQKNRKTRNHS is encoded by the coding sequence TTGAGATTTAATTTCATCACCCTTTTCCCAGAAAAGATCACATCCTATTTTGATTCAGGAATTCCTGGCAAAGCCGTAAAACAAGGAGTTGTGGAAATCAACACCGTGCACTTACGAGACTTTGCCGATAACAAACACCAAAAGGTAGACGATACCATTTATGGTGGTGGTCCTGGTATGTTATTACAAGTGGGACCCATATACCGTGCCCTGGAATCCCTTGGGGAAAAGAAAGGTAAGGTCATCTTACTCAGTCCCTCAGGCGAACTTTTCAACCAAACCTTGGCTCGTGAAATTTTTGAGTCCTCTGACACAATTACCTTGATTTCTGGGTATTACGAAGGGGTCGATCATCGTGTCACGGAGCATTTAATTGACAGGGAAGTGGCCATTGGAAACTATGTTATTTCATCGGGGGATTTAGCTGCTCTCGTTGTGGCAGATTGCCTGTCTCGGTTTGTTCCGGGGTTTTTGGGAAAGGAAGAAAGTCTTCTCGAAGAATCGCACAACGAAACGGAAGAATTAGAATACCCTCAGTATACAAAACCCTATGATTTTATGGGTTGGACTGTTCCTGACGTGCTCCTGGGTGGACATCATGAAGAGATCCGGAAATGGCGGCAAAAAAACCGCAAAACAAGAAATCATTCTTAG
- a CDS encoding ATP-binding protein — protein sequence MPSRFLHILPKLSDENRYYLRDIFIFIITLAISVGFSELVFFREEEISFSSKLDTYVFILIPFFILSLILSYIYRNRRNRETGKIRSSIRYRLTLAFLFVALVPSLPIFILSSNLTGRLIEGFYRVDISNALRSANGIVEQLEKENEVSFLEIVSKFRSILLRERKDSFTVFQKGIKTGLFEKNEFYLGYIDKGRVQFESKNLYRYFSKLEFQETKEDGIFLSRYYDSDKAYLVSRFFIDSDRVIFVAERIHRGLEADVSNIINATSTYEKVSLWKEKIPFSVRITIASFSFSMFLIAILFSFLFARRISKPIIDLANATKKVSLGESDIRLEKTEEGEMGILIDSFNQMVSDLKAKSDELMHTQRIAAWKEVAQRMAHEIKNPLTPIQLSAQRIQRKFQNPKKENLESVIFDATETIIGQVRVLEHLVKEFSEFARMPVPVLINQHINPILEDAVALFRDTTDIEFELKLAENLPEVFLDKRLFLGVINNLIKNAVEAIYSQENPKEEMDILSSKRNKIRIMSKLQKRALRKSIVIEIDDTGPGLRDEWKEKIFEPYFSTKEKHGSGIGLAIVQKTIIDHHGHISVENSKLGGCKFRIELPLELS from the coding sequence ATGCCAAGTAGATTTTTACATATCTTACCCAAACTATCTGATGAAAATAGATATTACTTACGTGATATATTCATTTTTATCATTACATTAGCAATATCTGTCGGATTTTCTGAACTTGTATTTTTCAGAGAAGAGGAAATCTCATTTTCCTCTAAATTAGATACTTATGTATTTATCTTAATTCCTTTTTTTATATTATCTCTGATCTTAAGTTACATTTATCGGAATCGAAGGAACCGTGAAACAGGGAAAATTCGAAGTTCCATTCGATACAGGCTTACTCTTGCTTTTTTATTTGTAGCACTTGTTCCTTCCTTACCAATCTTCATTTTATCCTCAAATTTAACAGGCCGGTTGATTGAAGGGTTTTATCGTGTGGACATTTCGAATGCATTACGATCTGCCAATGGAATCGTAGAACAATTGGAAAAGGAAAATGAAGTTTCGTTTTTGGAAATTGTTTCTAAGTTTCGTTCGATACTACTTCGCGAAAGAAAGGATAGTTTTACTGTTTTTCAGAAAGGAATTAAAACTGGTCTTTTTGAGAAGAATGAGTTCTATTTAGGATATATAGACAAAGGCCGAGTTCAGTTCGAATCCAAGAATTTATATCGCTATTTTTCTAAATTAGAATTCCAAGAAACAAAAGAAGACGGGATTTTCCTTAGCCGATATTATGATTCTGATAAGGCCTATCTGGTAAGTAGATTTTTCATTGATTCGGATCGAGTCATTTTTGTCGCTGAAAGAATTCATAGAGGATTGGAAGCTGATGTTTCGAATATTATCAATGCTACCTCTACCTATGAAAAGGTCAGTTTGTGGAAAGAAAAAATTCCTTTTAGTGTTCGCATAACAATTGCTAGTTTTTCTTTTTCAATGTTTCTCATCGCAATTTTATTTTCGTTTTTGTTTGCAAGAAGGATTTCAAAACCTATCATTGATTTAGCAAATGCAACAAAAAAAGTTTCCTTAGGTGAGTCAGATATTCGTCTAGAAAAGACAGAAGAAGGAGAAATGGGTATTTTGATTGATAGTTTCAATCAAATGGTGAGTGACTTAAAAGCAAAATCGGATGAGCTCATGCACACACAAAGGATTGCTGCTTGGAAGGAAGTAGCACAACGTATGGCTCATGAGATCAAAAATCCTCTGACTCCGATCCAACTTTCCGCGCAAAGGATCCAACGGAAGTTTCAAAATCCCAAAAAAGAAAACCTTGAATCAGTGATATTTGACGCAACGGAAACGATAATTGGGCAAGTGAGAGTGCTCGAACACTTGGTAAAGGAGTTTAGTGAATTTGCCAGAATGCCTGTTCCTGTACTCATCAACCAACATATTAACCCAATTTTAGAAGATGCTGTTGCTTTATTTCGAGATACCACTGACATTGAATTTGAACTTAAATTGGCTGAAAACTTACCAGAAGTGTTTCTCGATAAACGGCTGTTTCTTGGAGTTATAAATAATTTAATCAAAAATGCCGTGGAAGCTATTTATTCCCAAGAAAATCCCAAAGAGGAAATGGATATCTTAAGTTCGAAACGAAACAAAATTCGAATCATGTCAAAATTACAGAAAAGGGCACTCAGAAAGAGTATTGTCATAGAAATTGACGACACTGGTCCTGGTTTAAGAGACGAATGGAAAGAAAAAATATTTGAACCCTATTTTTCAACAAAGGAAAAACATGGATCAGGGATTGGACTTGCTATTGTACAAAAAACAATCATTGACCATCACGGACATATCTCCGTAGAGAATTCTAAGTTAGGTGGATGTAAGTTTCGTATAGAACTTCCTTTAGAACTTTCATAA
- the priA gene encoding primosomal protein N', translating into MIQYAEVALNVSWEQNTLTYEIPSSIQTLKPGVRVLVPLNGKDWEGVVIEIHKNEPNYETLKILKQIDAEPVLTKEQLDLASWMADHYLSSLGEALFLMVPKGKKRKVQVEKNHTIQTHLLHPLNEAQGKALREIKSQTISNTHLLYGITGSGKTEVYLHLMKEVLESQKGTVLFLVPEISLMYPTITRIETIFPGQVAVLHSHLRISEKFQNYLDLKEGKKRICIGTRSAVFAPVSDLKLIIMDEEHDASYKENGAPRYHARQVALQRIVKSGGKLLLGSATPSVELYYLAKSGQIGFSQLEKRANPLAKLPSVEMAEKGDDKHLIVGDLQFKIADRLKKKEQIILLLNRRGYNPFIYSPNTKEFVHCPKCTATLCFHSDQTVRCHLCGYKSSFRNLKQMIGEDLELFGAGTQKLEEYLLSHFPQARIERLDQDSSKNKDVTREVLEKLGEGELDILTGTQMIAKGLDYANVTLVGILNANHGLGVPDFRSSERTYALVSQVAGRAGRGEKPGEVIIQSNDPEHPVLKMAKEQNYPAFFEWELQFRKELSYPPFVRLARLVFRSKYEDVVSKQSVLYGELIKEKKDESITMLGPTQCPFYKIDNNFRYHILLKAKTITALRSLLKETKQTFKVDHKCYIEYDLDPLELV; encoded by the coding sequence ATGATCCAATATGCGGAAGTTGCCCTGAATGTGTCCTGGGAACAGAATACATTAACGTATGAGATTCCTAGTTCCATCCAAACCTTAAAACCTGGAGTTCGTGTCCTTGTTCCTTTGAATGGTAAGGATTGGGAAGGTGTAGTCATAGAGATTCACAAAAATGAACCTAATTATGAAACCTTAAAGATTCTCAAACAAATCGACGCTGAACCAGTGTTAACCAAAGAACAGTTAGACTTAGCATCTTGGATGGCCGACCATTATCTCTCATCCCTTGGAGAAGCTTTATTTTTAATGGTTCCAAAAGGAAAAAAAAGAAAGGTACAAGTTGAAAAAAATCATACAATCCAAACTCACCTTCTTCATCCGTTAAACGAAGCTCAAGGAAAAGCCTTAAGGGAAATTAAATCACAAACGATTTCTAATACCCATCTTTTGTATGGAATCACAGGAAGTGGAAAAACCGAAGTTTATCTACATTTGATGAAAGAAGTTCTCGAATCTCAGAAAGGCACTGTTCTGTTTCTTGTACCTGAGATTTCTCTCATGTATCCCACCATCACACGCATCGAGACGATTTTTCCGGGCCAGGTTGCCGTTCTCCATTCGCATTTACGCATATCAGAAAAATTCCAAAACTATTTGGATTTAAAAGAAGGTAAAAAAAGAATCTGCATCGGCACACGTTCTGCTGTTTTTGCACCTGTTTCGGATCTCAAACTCATCATCATGGACGAAGAACATGATGCTTCCTACAAAGAAAACGGAGCCCCTCGGTATCATGCAAGACAAGTTGCGTTACAACGGATTGTCAAGAGTGGTGGAAAACTACTACTTGGTTCTGCAACTCCAAGTGTGGAATTGTACTACCTTGCCAAGTCAGGGCAAATTGGGTTTTCTCAGTTGGAAAAAAGAGCAAATCCTTTAGCCAAACTTCCTTCGGTAGAGATGGCAGAAAAAGGGGACGATAAACACCTAATTGTTGGTGACCTGCAATTTAAAATCGCTGACCGGTTAAAAAAGAAAGAACAAATCATTCTCCTATTAAACCGGAGAGGTTACAATCCCTTCATTTATTCGCCTAACACAAAAGAATTCGTTCATTGTCCAAAGTGTACCGCGACACTTTGTTTCCATTCCGATCAAACGGTAAGATGCCATTTGTGTGGTTACAAATCAAGTTTTCGTAATTTAAAACAAATGATAGGCGAGGATTTGGAACTCTTCGGTGCAGGGACACAAAAATTAGAAGAGTATTTACTTTCTCATTTCCCGCAGGCAAGGATCGAACGCCTCGACCAAGACAGTTCTAAAAATAAAGATGTCACGAGGGAAGTTCTCGAAAAATTAGGTGAGGGGGAGCTTGATATCTTAACTGGAACACAGATGATCGCCAAAGGTCTTGATTATGCCAATGTAACCCTTGTTGGAATTTTAAACGCCAATCATGGGTTAGGTGTTCCCGACTTTCGTAGCAGTGAACGAACCTATGCCTTGGTTTCGCAGGTAGCAGGTCGTGCCGGACGAGGGGAAAAACCGGGTGAGGTGATCATCCAATCAAACGATCCTGAACATCCTGTGCTTAAAATGGCAAAAGAACAAAACTATCCAGCCTTTTTTGAATGGGAGTTACAGTTTCGAAAAGAACTTTCCTATCCACCCTTTGTTCGGTTAGCTCGTCTTGTGTTTCGTTCTAAATATGAAGATGTAGTAAGTAAACAATCCGTTTTGTATGGGGAACTCATCAAAGAAAAAAAAGACGAATCCATTACGATGCTCGGTCCCACTCAATGTCCTTTTTATAAAATTGATAATAATTTTCGGTATCACATTCTATTAAAAGCCAAAACCATTACGGCGCTTCGTAGTCTTTTAAAAGAAACAAAACAAACGTTCAAAGTGGATCACAAATGTTACATCGAATATGATTTGGATCCGCTCGAACTTGTATAG
- the rpe gene encoding ribulose-phosphate 3-epimerase: MKISASILAAKLTGLSSELPTYKKENIDLIHIDVMDGNFVPQISFGEAFTKEVKSHTDIPLDVHLMVSNPELHVPKYFDLKPYCITFHIETTNFSVRLAEEIKKQGIKVGVSLNPQTPPESISQILPYLDLVLLMTVDPGFYGQSFVKSGFEKIAAVRKLTKPYNIELEVDGGVNESNMEELAKLGVDITVVGSGLYKTGDPNAQGKKLKELAASARTRS, from the coding sequence ATGAAAATATCCGCATCCATTCTTGCTGCAAAACTCACTGGACTTTCTTCGGAACTTCCTACTTATAAAAAAGAAAATATCGATCTCATCCACATTGATGTGATGGATGGCAATTTTGTGCCTCAGATTTCCTTTGGGGAAGCGTTCACGAAAGAAGTAAAATCGCACACAGACATCCCACTGGATGTTCACTTGATGGTGAGTAACCCAGAACTACACGTTCCCAAATACTTTGATCTAAAACCGTATTGCATTACCTTTCACATTGAAACGACGAATTTCTCTGTGCGTCTTGCCGAAGAGATCAAAAAACAGGGGATCAAAGTGGGAGTTTCCTTAAATCCCCAAACGCCACCTGAATCCATTTCCCAAATTTTGCCGTATCTTGACCTTGTGCTTCTCATGACGGTTGACCCTGGGTTTTATGGACAGTCCTTTGTGAAATCAGGGTTTGAGAAAATCGCTGCGGTTCGTAAACTCACAAAACCATACAATATCGAACTGGAAGTGGATGGTGGTGTGAACGAATCCAATATGGAAGAACTCGCAAAACTGGGTGTAGACATCACAGTTGTGGGCTCGGGACTCTACAAAACAGGGGATCCCAACGCTCAAGGCAAAAAATTGAAGGAACTGGCTGCAAGTGCACGAACTCGCTCTTGA
- a CDS encoding sigma-54-dependent transcriptional regulator, with translation MQKLIYILDDEKEIRKTLRAILEDEDYSVEDFANSKSLMKSLSKDRPSLVLLDVWVGKEDGLSILDECKKLYPNLPIVMISGHGTIELAVNATKKGAVDFLEKPLSIEKVIQTIESSIEKTKEGEFPSFRLDVDEILGESSSIRRVKFAISQAAETNARVFIYGENGTGKELTARAIHLNSKRKQEPYIVFNCASLPEEGLESELFGSETIIQGSTSEVKIGKWEQAHNGTLFLDEVCDLSLAQQSKVLKAILEQKIERVGGKDYILVDVRIIAATNSNVEDAIREGKFREDLYYALNVIPLELPPLRERSQDIPLLAEYYLKKSIAENNLSHKIIDREGLDTLISHFWPGNVRELANIIERLSILVPGDTIRAKDVKEALHGFKKANEMVARGDLKHAKEEFERQYIIKTLQICEGNVTRTSKALGIERTHLYRKLRALNISVDQLIEG, from the coding sequence ATGCAAAAATTGATCTACATATTAGATGATGAAAAAGAGATTCGTAAAACCTTACGGGCGATTTTAGAGGATGAAGATTATTCTGTAGAAGATTTTGCCAATAGCAAAAGCTTGATGAAGTCTTTGTCGAAAGATAGGCCATCTCTTGTGTTATTGGATGTTTGGGTAGGAAAGGAAGATGGATTGTCCATTTTAGATGAATGCAAAAAGTTATATCCCAACCTTCCGATTGTGATGATTTCGGGACACGGAACCATTGAACTTGCTGTGAATGCAACAAAGAAGGGTGCTGTCGATTTTTTAGAAAAACCTTTATCCATTGAAAAGGTAATTCAAACCATCGAATCCTCGATTGAGAAAACAAAGGAAGGAGAATTTCCTTCCTTTCGTTTGGATGTAGATGAAATTCTCGGAGAATCTTCTTCCATTCGTAGGGTTAAGTTTGCTATATCTCAAGCAGCTGAAACGAATGCTCGCGTGTTTATTTATGGAGAAAATGGAACGGGTAAGGAACTAACTGCTCGAGCTATCCATTTAAATTCCAAACGAAAACAGGAACCATACATTGTTTTCAATTGTGCGTCCTTACCTGAGGAAGGTTTGGAATCGGAATTATTTGGTTCGGAGACCATCATACAAGGTAGTACTTCCGAGGTAAAGATAGGGAAGTGGGAACAGGCCCATAATGGAACCTTATTTTTGGATGAGGTTTGTGATCTAAGTTTAGCACAACAATCGAAGGTTTTAAAAGCGATTCTAGAACAAAAAATCGAACGTGTTGGTGGAAAAGATTACATTCTAGTAGATGTTAGAATCATCGCAGCTACAAATTCAAATGTCGAGGACGCAATTCGAGAAGGAAAATTTAGAGAGGATTTATATTATGCGTTAAATGTGATTCCACTCGAGTTACCTCCGTTACGTGAAAGAAGCCAGGACATCCCTTTACTTGCCGAATATTATTTAAAAAAGTCAATTGCAGAAAACAACTTATCTCATAAAATCATTGATCGAGAAGGTCTCGATACACTCATTTCTCATTTTTGGCCGGGGAATGTGAGAGAACTTGCAAATATCATCGAACGTTTGAGTATCCTTGTTCCTGGAGATACCATTCGGGCGAAGGACGTGAAAGAAGCTCTGCATGGTTTTAAAAAAGCAAATGAAATGGTGGCTAGGGGCGATTTAAAACATGCCAAAGAAGAATTTGAACGCCAGTACATCATCAAAACCCTGCAAATTTGTGAAGGGAACGTGACTCGCACCTCTAAGGCACTTGGCATTGAAAGAACACATTTGTACAGAAAATTAAGGGCACTGAATATCTCTGTGGACCAACTGATTGAAGGTTAG
- a CDS encoding ribonuclease HII, protein MPNPNSFSFDEAGRGTLAGPVSVGCVSFDHNTLKRIQAGEILKSLRDSKKIPEPKRLELRKEILEHVRYWHVSFVSAKYIDKFNINQAIFYGIGRSLPKVTDPTNPKLDPETKPFLFLDGNYKLKITNPIDGYLSIPKGDDLVPSISAASILAKTFRDEYMESMDRKYPGYGFAKHKGYGTEEHRDALRKLGISPIHRLSFCDFLRREGSEPSLFSN, encoded by the coding sequence ATCCCAAATCCTAACAGCTTCTCTTTTGATGAGGCTGGTCGTGGCACCCTTGCCGGTCCCGTTTCCGTTGGTTGTGTATCCTTTGATCACAATACCTTAAAGAGAATCCAGGCTGGAGAGATTTTAAAAAGCCTTCGCGATTCCAAAAAGATTCCCGAACCCAAACGACTCGAACTCCGAAAGGAAATTTTAGAACATGTTCGGTATTGGCATGTTTCCTTTGTGAGTGCGAAATACATTGACAAGTTCAATATCAACCAAGCCATCTTTTATGGAATTGGTCGATCCCTACCAAAGGTAACAGATCCAACTAATCCAAAATTGGATCCAGAAACAAAACCATTTCTCTTTTTGGATGGAAATTACAAACTCAAAATCACAAACCCGATTGATGGGTATCTTTCCATTCCTAAGGGAGATGATTTAGTACCATCCATATCAGCTGCCTCGATCCTTGCTAAAACATTCCGGGATGAGTATATGGAGAGTATGGATCGTAAATACCCAGGATATGGCTTTGCGAAACACAAAGGGTATGGAACAGAAGAACACCGAGACGCGTTACGAAAACTCGGAATTTCTCCCATCCATAGGTTGAGTTTTTGTGATTTTCTCCGAAGGGAAGGGAGTGAACCCTCTCTTTTTTCAAACTAA
- a CDS encoding KH domain-containing protein: protein MDSLVRYIVTSLVDQPDQVAVNQVPGEEETVIELRVAPKDLGKVIGKNGRIAKSLRTVLQAAGTKQGKNYTLEIVD, encoded by the coding sequence ATGGATTCCTTAGTTCGTTATATTGTGACATCTCTCGTTGACCAACCAGACCAGGTTGCTGTCAACCAAGTACCCGGAGAGGAAGAAACTGTGATCGAACTTCGAGTGGCTCCGAAAGACCTCGGTAAGGTGATCGGAAAGAACGGAAGGATTGCCAAGTCACTCCGTACGGTGTTACAAGCCGCTGGAACCAAACAAGGCAAAAACTATACATTAGAAATTGTCGACTAA
- the fmt gene encoding methionyl-tRNA formyltransferase: MKLSIGYFGSPEHSKDLLKMILDADIQVDFVVTNVDKPVGRKQIITPTPVKKLAEEQGIPVIQSVRLRNDDEAQKQILSYRSPVHVVYAYGSIVPDLVFLDPKWGSINLHGSLLPKYRGASPVQSALLNGEEVTGFTIQYLAKEVDSGDIISQKSWNLSVEETTGTLLQTITRLGGEEIIRLLKTLETTGERFSGTPQNVSLATHCQKITAGHRPVVWTKSAKEIHNQIRALHPDPLATTEFRGKKLILISSFLPEPTTEPIPVPEGTKPGSFFLYQKKRLFCLCGDGNLLGIDTLQPEGKKPMKGFEFFNGARVLAGESFT, translated from the coding sequence ATGAAACTCTCCATTGGCTATTTTGGTTCCCCGGAGCATTCCAAAGATTTACTGAAGATGATCCTGGATGCCGACATCCAGGTGGATTTTGTAGTAACAAATGTGGATAAACCCGTGGGACGAAAACAAATCATCACACCCACGCCTGTCAAAAAACTGGCAGAAGAACAGGGAATTCCTGTGATTCAATCAGTTCGACTTCGCAACGATGACGAGGCACAAAAACAAATCCTTTCCTATCGATCTCCTGTGCATGTGGTCTATGCCTATGGATCGATTGTTCCAGACCTTGTGTTTTTAGATCCTAAATGGGGGAGCATCAACCTACATGGAAGTTTACTACCGAAATACAGAGGTGCCTCTCCCGTTCAAAGTGCTCTTCTGAATGGCGAGGAAGTCACAGGATTTACGATCCAGTACTTAGCCAAAGAAGTAGATTCGGGTGATATCATTTCGCAAAAATCTTGGAACCTGTCTGTAGAAGAAACGACAGGAACTCTCCTCCAAACGATCACAAGACTTGGCGGTGAGGAAATCATTCGCCTCTTAAAAACATTGGAAACCACAGGGGAACGTTTTTCTGGAACACCACAAAATGTGAGTCTTGCCACACATTGCCAAAAAATCACAGCAGGCCATAGGCCCGTCGTTTGGACAAAGTCGGCAAAGGAAATCCACAACCAAATCCGAGCTCTCCATCCTGATCCTTTGGCTACCACCGAATTCCGAGGGAAAAAATTGATCCTTATTTCTTCCTTTTTGCCTGAACCCACAACAGAACCCATTCCTGTGCCAGAAGGAACAAAACCTGGCTCCTTTTTTCTCTACCAGAAAAAAAGGCTTTTCTGTCTCTGTGGAGACGGAAACCTGCTTGGTATAGATACCCTACAACCCGAAGGGAAAAAGCCCATGAAGGGATTTGAGTTTTTTAATGGGGCACGGGTTTTGGCCGGAGAATCATTTACGTGA
- a CDS encoding PASTA domain-containing protein encodes MKEKFLKILPYSGYVLFVSLGLLVFFVAAFLVVVVRTKEEQKVMMPYVIGKNYIEVHNELQRLQLKVRLESERIPEKTDGIILSQSIDAGKEVEAGSKLYLTVNIGFDRVTIPDVKGQDLKRAKAILEKVLSGEVYVPLQIGGITYVPSVGDEPPDTIIDQIPAPGKETHSGEKIYLLVTEANTDKKSNQSLKEGSDESKIVGIPVPFVVDYLQRKKIPYRIKEATKPEFRDGHGLVSSYELKPNGAEIGTFYLKPSTSLVHDYEFLEYEIDDDDIYSAKLSYTKPGEDVEIEKEILTSQAFKEDEIVRLVVHRFTNAKVTLIGKETGVAKVWKLKGNY; translated from the coding sequence GTGAAAGAAAAGTTTCTTAAAATTTTACCTTATAGTGGTTATGTTCTATTTGTTTCCTTAGGACTTTTAGTATTTTTTGTCGCAGCATTTCTCGTTGTTGTGGTTCGCACCAAAGAAGAACAAAAGGTGATGATGCCTTATGTGATTGGAAAAAATTACATCGAGGTGCACAACGAACTCCAACGATTGCAACTCAAAGTGCGTTTGGAATCGGAACGAATTCCTGAAAAAACAGATGGAATCATCTTAAGCCAATCCATCGATGCAGGAAAAGAAGTGGAAGCTGGTTCCAAACTTTACCTCACTGTCAACATTGGATTTGACCGCGTGACGATTCCCGACGTAAAGGGACAGGACCTGAAACGTGCGAAAGCGATTCTGGAAAAAGTATTATCTGGCGAAGTGTATGTTCCCTTACAAATTGGTGGGATTACATATGTTCCTTCTGTAGGGGATGAACCACCTGACACCATCATCGATCAGATTCCAGCACCAGGAAAAGAAACTCATTCAGGGGAAAAAATTTACCTTCTTGTGACTGAAGCGAATACGGATAAAAAATCTAACCAAAGTTTGAAAGAAGGCTCAGATGAATCCAAGATCGTTGGGATTCCAGTGCCCTTTGTCGTGGATTATTTGCAAAGAAAAAAAATACCGTATCGTATTAAAGAGGCCACCAAACCAGAGTTCCGTGATGGTCACGGTCTTGTTTCTTCATATGAATTAAAACCAAACGGAGCAGAAATCGGAACCTTTTATCTAAAACCTTCCACATCTCTTGTCCATGACTATGAATTTTTAGAATACGAAATAGATGATGATGATATTTATTCAGCTAAGCTCAGTTATACGAAACCTGGCGAAGATGTTGAAATCGAAAAAGAAATCCTAACAAGCCAAGCTTTTAAAGAGGATGAAATCGTTCGTCTTGTGGTGCATCGATTTACAAATGCCAAAGTCACGCTGATCGGAAAAGAAACTGGTGTCGCCAAGGTTTGGAAACTTAAAGGAAACTACTAA